Proteins from a genomic interval of Rosa chinensis cultivar Old Blush chromosome 2, RchiOBHm-V2, whole genome shotgun sequence:
- the LOC112188857 gene encoding probable auxin efflux carrier component 1b — protein sequence MISLGDLYHVLTAVVPLYVAMILAYGSVKWWKIFSPDQCSGINRFVALFAVPLLSFHFISTNNPYAMNYRFIAADTLQKVIVLAVLAIWSRTSSRGSLEWSITLFSLSTLPNTLVMGIPLLKGMYGDSSGTLMVQIVVLQCIVWYTLMLFLFEYRGARLLIGEQFPDTAASIVSFRVDSDIVSLDGKEPLQTEAQLGEDGKLHVTVRKSTSSRSEIFSKPSLGPNTGVSCTPRLSNLTNAEIYSLQSSRNPTPRGSNFSHTDFYAMVNGKNMSNVSPRLSNYGYDEEATGVGMRPPSSMQGYPTPPSTGIFSPVAGPNATAKIKPNGTDATGKDLHMFVWSSSASPVSEGGIHVFRGGVAHQKDHDEFGRDEFSFDNRPVSNGIDREGPVLSKLGSSSSTTELHPKTCHGESKATAMPPASVMTRLILIMVWRKLIRNPNTYSSLIGLTWSLVSYKWNIVMPEIIARSIAILSDAGLGMAMFSLGLFMALQPRMIACGNRIASFAMAVRFLAGPAVMAAASLAVGLRGVLLHIAIVQAALPQGIVPFVFAKEYNVHPNILSTGVIFGMLIALPITLVYYIVLGL from the exons atgaTCAGCTTGGGAGACCTGTACCACGTTCTGACAGCTGTTGTGCCACTCTATGTGGCCATGATTTTGGCCTACGGGTCAGTGAAGTGGTGGAAGATCTTCAGCCCCGATCAATGTTCTGGCATCAACCGCTTTGTGGCCCTGTTCGCCGTTCCTCTGCTCTCCTTCCACTTCATCTCCACCAACAATCCATACGCCATGAACTACAGGTTCATAGCCGCAGACACTCTTCAAAAAGTCATAGTCTTGGCGGTCCTAGCCATATGGTCAAGAACCAGCTCAAGAGGCTCTCTGGAGTGGTCCATCACTCTCTTTTCCCTTTCTACTCTTCCCAACACTCTGGTGATGGGCATACCCTTGCTAAAGGGcatgtatggagactcctcAGGGACCTTAATGGTCCAAATAGTTGTCCTCCAGTGCATTGTTTGGTACACTCTGATGCTCTTCTTGTTCGAGTACAGAGGAGCTAGACTCTTGATTGGTGAGCAGTTCCCGGACACTGCTGCCTCCATCGTTTCCTTTCGCGTTGATTCCGATATCGTTTCTTTAGATGGGAAAGAGCCATTACAGACTGAAGCGCAGCTCGGAGAAGATGGGAAACTCCATGTCACTGTCAGAAAATCCACCAGCTCTCGCTCTGAAATCTTCTCCAAACCATCCCTTGGACCCAACACTGGTGTTTCCTGTACCCCAAGGCTTTCCAACTTGACTAATGCTGAAATCTACAGCCTTCAGTCTTCTAGAAACCCAACTCCCAGGGGTTCCAATTTTAGTCACACTGATTTCTATGCAATGGTGAATGGGAAGAACATGAGTAATGTGAGTCCAAGGCTGTCGAATTACGGCTATGATGAAGAAGCCACCGGTGTCGGCATGAGACCACCAAGTTCCATGCAGGGGTATCCTACGCCTCCCAGCACCGGAATATTCTCTCCGGTGGCTGGACCCAATGCCACTGCCAAGATAAAGCCCAATGGGACTGATGCCACTGGTAAGGATCTTCACATGTTTGTTTGGAGCTCGAGTGCTTCTCCAGTCTCAGAAGGAGGCATTCATGTTTTCAGAGGTGGAGTTGCTCACCAGAAAG ATCACGATGAGTTTGGGCGAGATGAGTTCAGCTTCGATAACAGACCAGTTTCTAATGGGATTGATCGAGAGGGTCCGGTGCTTTCCAAGTTGGGTTCCAGCTCCTCCACCACTGAACTCCACCCAAAGACTTGTCATGGTGAATCAAAGGCCACAGCAATGCCACCAGCTAGCGTTATGACCCGTCTCATTCTCATTATGGTCTGGAGGAAACTCATTAGAAACCCAAACACGTACTCCAGCCTTATTGGCCTTACCTGGTCTTTAGTCTCATATAA GTGGAACATTGTTATGCCTGAAATCATAGCCCGTTCAATAGCCATTCTTTCTGATGCCGGTCTTGGAATGGCCATGTTTAGCCTTG GTTTGTTCATGGCATTACAACCAAGGATGATTGCATGTGGAAACAGAATTGCTAGCTTTGCCATGGCAGTTAGATTCCTTGCCGGTCCTGCTGTCATGGCAGCAGCCTCACTTGCTGTGGGACTGCGAGGCGTTCTGCTACACATTGCCATTGTTCAG GCAGCTCTTCCACAAGGGATTGTGCCTTTTGTGTTTGCCAAGGAATACAATGTTCATCCTAACATACTGAGCACGGG GGTTATTTTTGGGATGCTAATTGCTCTTCCTATCACATTGGTTTATTACATAGTTCTAGGACTTTAA